In Lolium rigidum isolate FL_2022 unplaced genomic scaffold, APGP_CSIRO_Lrig_0.1 contig_5254_1, whole genome shotgun sequence, the following are encoded in one genomic region:
- the LOC124681704 gene encoding uncharacterized protein LOC124681704: MSLAAPPAPPLPPPRLRAFRPSAAGQSRALSGRGRSLGSLGRAYCLFSGGGGWKQESALGLSMEGFELCGMETETRQQRARRGGPCPAARGGGGRSGGGGGGGGGGWFRWFSSGGFWDAAKQTVLTILGIIAAFFLIANFNVLVAAAVNPLLLVLRQIRRAITFAAYCVSRGMAAPGSRPKSTPIASSELAAMPVKGRAELSAKERVIRKWGSD, translated from the exons ATGTCGCTCGCagctccgccggcgccgccgctgccgcctcctcGGCTCCGCGCCTTCAggccctccgccgccggccagtCCCGCGCTCTCTCTGGACGCGGGAGGAGTCTAGGCTCCCTCGGCCGCGCATACTgcctcttctccggcggcggAGGCTGGAAGCAG GAGAGTGCCTTGGGACTCAGCATGGAAGGTTTTGAGCTATGTGGAATGGAAACCGAAACAAGGCAGCAAAGAGCTCGGCGTGGTGGTCCTTGTCCTGCAGCCCGTGGGGGCGGAGGAaggtctggaggaggaggaggcggcggtggcggcggttggTTCAGGTGGTTTAGCAGCGGAGGTTTCTGGGATGCGGCGAAGCAAACTGTTCTCACGATCCTCGGCATTATTGCGGCG TTCTTCCTGATTGCGAACTTCAACGTGCTGGTGGCAGCTGCTGTCAATCCTCTGCTGCTTGTGCTGCGGCAGATACGGCGTGCAATCACCTTTGCGGCTTATTGCGTTTCTCGGGGCATGGCGGCGCCCGGTTCTAGGCCAAAATCAACTCCTATAGCCAGCAGCGAATTGGCTGCAATGCCTGTCAAAGGAAGAGCCGAGTTGTCTGCGAAAGAAAGAGTTATTAGGAAATGGGGTTCAGACTGA